One Canis aureus isolate CA01 chromosome 38, VMU_Caureus_v.1.0, whole genome shotgun sequence DNA segment encodes these proteins:
- the BTG2 gene encoding protein BTG2, translating to MSRARWTASRADVLPEIAAAAGFVSSLLRTRGCVGEQRLKVFSRALQEALTEHYKHHWFPEKPSKGSGYRCIRINHKMDPIISKVASQIGLSQPQLHRLLPSELTLWVDPYEVSYRIGEDGSICVLYEEAPVAASYGLLTCKNQMMLGRSSPSKNYVMAVSS from the exons ATGAGCCGGGCCCGCTGGACCGCGAGCAGAGCAGACGTGCTCCCGGAGATCGCCGCCGCCGCGGGCTTCGTCTCCAGCCTCCTGAGGACCCGGGGCTGCGTGGGCGAGCAGAGGCTAAAGGTCTTCAGCAGAGCCCTCCAGGAGGCGCTAACCG AGCACTACAAACACCACTGGTTTCCTGAGAAGCCATCCAAGGGCTCAGGCTACCGCTGCATTCGCATCAACCACAAGATGGACCCCATTATCAGCAAGGTGGCCAGCCAGATCGGACTCAGCCAGCCCCAGCTGCACCGGCTGCTGCCCAGTGAGCTGACTCTGTGGGTGGACCCCTATGAGGTGTCCTACCGCATCGGGGAGGATGGCTCCATCTGCGTCCTGTACGAGGAGGCCCCTGTGGCTGCCTCCTATGGGCTCCTCACCTGCAAGAACCAAATGATGCTGGGCCGGAGCAGCCCCTCGAAAAACTATGTGATGGCAGTCTCCAGTTAG